The DNA sequence CCTCCCGAGCCGGACGCATCGGCATCGATCTGGATCCTTCCTGAAGCGTCGAGCGACCGCCCGATCGGATATTCAAAAGTAAAGTCTTCGGGCATCGCGATAGGCCAGGGAATCAGCCCGAAGGAGCCATGCGTACCGTAGAAGCCCAGCACTTTTGCGTTGGGGAGCCTTCCTATCGCCATCGCGAGCCCTTCACCAGAGCTGATTGTCGCCGGATTCACCAGCACGGCGATTTCCCCCTCAAAATGAGGTTCCCGGGGCACAACCCAGAGCGCCCTGTCGCTCAGCTCAAAGGTCTGGGCAAAAAGATCGGAATAGGCGAGATCAAAGTGGCCGGAACTGGCGTTGTACCAGGCGGTGCGCTCGTAAAAGGCCTCTTCGCTGGCAAAAAAGCCCGAGATGTCGGCCGCGACCTGGTCGGAACCACCACGGTTCCCGCGCAGGTCGAGCACTAACGAAGTGACACCAGCCGCCTTGAAGGCCTTCAACGCCTCGACGACCGCGTCGCTGACCTCGGTCGGATACTTCGTGATGTCGTCAAAATGAATAACGTGGTAGATCCTCAGATAGCCGATGTCCCCGTCGAGAATCTTCCATACGACATTCCTGTGGAGCTCGTCCGTCAAGGGAATCGGGGCAATATCGAAGAGGCCGAGGTCCGCAAAGTCGTCGTGCTGTGCGACGAGCTCGACAGTGAAGTTCCGTCCGCCTGTAGCTGCCGCGGCCAGCGAAGCGGCCGGGTCGGCTGAAGGCGGCTCGAAGACGACAGTGGCGTGCCTTCCCACCGGTGCACGCGTTATTGCCTGAAGGCGTTCGAGTTCGAGGTCGTCGAGCGTCGCGGCATTCTTGAACCAGCGTATATCCGCGGCCAAAAGCGCTTTTTCCGTAGGCACGCCGTTCCACGATAGAATTCGCGCCCCGGCCGGCAGCCCGGCTTTTCCCGCGGGTCCATCCGCGCGTACCGCCGCGGCGACGATCGACCCATCGTCGAGCTCTGCGAGACCAAGGCCATAGCTACCGCCAATGAACCTCTCCCTAAGGTCGTCGGTGTTGGCCGTTATCTTGAGGTGGCCATCTGGAATCTCCTTGAGGTACTCCACCATCGCGATCCGGTAGGCGTCCCTGTCGCCACTGGCTTCGGCAGCCACAATCTTCTGCCCGTAATAGGCGGCCATCCGGTCCCAGGGGATTTTCTTCCAGTCACCGAAGGCGTAGGTGCGCGAGAAAAAGTCGTGCATCGCAAAGAATGCCTGACTCCAGCCCAGACCACTGAAATCGCCTTCTACCGGGAACGAAAACGCATCTGAAGGGGGAGCGTTATCCTGAGCGGGAATCTGCGCCGCCATGCCCGCGCAGAGCGCCAGAGCCAAAACCGCTACTGCAAGGGCCCCTCGCCCGGCATTCTTTTTTAAGCTCACAGGACTCACCTCCTGAACAGATCGGTCAGATTCACCTGGGCCCAGTCTGAATATCCCCATGCCCGGAACAGCACCACAGAATCCGCAGGGATGGCGATCACCTGAATGACCGTGCCGAAAGTACCTTCGACAACGGGCCCGCCCTTGTCGATCGTCTTTTCCATCATGGCCTTTACCGATTCAAGCGTGACATCGCCATTCCACTCGTCGCTGGCGAAGATCTCGTTCAGGGCGGGCTGACGGTCGTCGCGATAGCCCGCCGGAATCTCGTTGATCCTCCCCTTCCACGCAGGCGGTATGGGCTGGACAAAATTGTTGAGCGCATAGAGTTCGCCGTCTTTCAACTCCACGATGTGAGTGTCGAAGGTCGGTTTTTCCACAGACACCGCCCTTTCGGCATCCGCGACCTGCACCAGGTACGAAGCGTCTAGCTTGTCCGCCGTCAACCTCGAAATCACTTCATCGAAGGCCGAACATTCGTTCAGGAGATTAAAGAGTTCGACAACAACGAATGTGCCGTCCGGATTCTGTGTCGGGTCCGAGCCTGCACCGTTGTTTACCTCGATGAGAATGCCTTTCTCGTTGATGCCGGTCTCCACGTAGACCTGGCCGATGGGCCTGATGTTAGCGAAGGCGAGCGATCCGTCGTCGGGATTGAAGGCAACGAGCGAGAGATATTTCAGATAGGGGCGCATCGCAATCTGCGTCATGTCCCAGTTGCGTGCGAAATACAGCTTACCGTCAGCGGTCCTCGGGGCGGCTACCGCAATGCCGCTGCACGATGGCGCATTTTTCGACTGTTCGATAACAAGGTCCGGCAAAATATAGAAGGAAGTCTCAAGAAGGATATGCTCATCAAGGCTGAGCCCGGAAGTCTCCGACATGCCCCGCAGAAGCTCCTTCATCGGATCGGAATACGTATCGAATATCTCCCGCACCCCCTCGAGATGCTCGGGTCTAAGGCCGCGCGCCTCGAGATCGGCCTTGATCGCCACGTAGAATTCCTGAAGCTGGGGCGAAAGGA is a window from the Candidatus Zixiibacteriota bacterium genome containing:
- a CDS encoding S41 family peptidase; translated protein: MSLKKNAGRGALAVAVLALALCAGMAAQIPAQDNAPPSDAFSFPVEGDFSGLGWSQAFFAMHDFFSRTYAFGDWKKIPWDRMAAYYGQKIVAAEASGDRDAYRIAMVEYLKEIPDGHLKITANTDDLRERFIGGSYGLGLAELDDGSIVAAAVRADGPAGKAGLPAGARILSWNGVPTEKALLAADIRWFKNAATLDDLELERLQAITRAPVGRHATVVFEPPSADPAASLAAAATGGRNFTVELVAQHDDFADLGLFDIAPIPLTDELHRNVVWKILDGDIGYLRIYHVIHFDDITKYPTEVSDAVVEALKAFKAAGVTSLVLDLRGNRGGSDQVAADISGFFASEEAFYERTAWYNASSGHFDLAYSDLFAQTFELSDRALWVVPREPHFEGEIAVLVNPATISSGEGLAMAIGRLPNAKVLGFYGTHGSFGLIPWPIAMPEDFTFEYPIGRSLDASGRIQIDADASGSGGIQPSIRVPRTWETMAAFASGTDVELEYARRWLISH
- a CDS encoding C45 family autoproteolytic acyltransferase/hydrolase; translation: MLSLKGNWHEMGRQYGGLLSPQLQEFYVAIKADLEARGLRPEHLEGVREIFDTYSDPMKELLRGMSETSGLSLDEHILLETSFYILPDLVIEQSKNAPSCSGIAVAAPRTADGKLYFARNWDMTQIAMRPYLKYLSLVAFNPDDGSLAFANIRPIGQVYVETGINEKGILIEVNNGAGSDPTQNPDGTFVVVELFNLLNECSAFDEVISRLTADKLDASYLVQVADAERAVSVEKPTFDTHIVELKDGELYALNNFVQPIPPAWKGRINEIPAGYRDDRQPALNEIFASDEWNGDVTLESVKAMMEKTIDKGGPVVEGTFGTVIQVIAIPADSVVLFRAWGYSDWAQVNLTDLFRR